One genomic region from Ptychodera flava strain L36383 chromosome 14, AS_Pfla_20210202, whole genome shotgun sequence encodes:
- the LOC139150606 gene encoding uncharacterized protein KIAA1958 homolog: MEQLEDKYYDWVNCMYVEHLESEFYYPDDEENENKTTMQAFEVENSNSAVEPEVERPSTSTSASEKPRFVSFSADEVAAFVGDHKNKNTVLKTKREVAVFEEWKTAMTTERRPLTEIPPSDLDPLLAKFFLGIRKKNGDDYEPDSISSYQKSIERWLRDNDYGASIIRDEAFASSRRALAAKRKQLKAAGKGNLPNKSEAITSEHENTLLKAGQLGVHSASSLLNTLWLNNTKLFGLRASNEHHQMEWGDVSLGHDENGEYIIYNERLTKTRRGEPGNTRSFAPKAYATPASPDTCPVIAYKTYASRRPEKMKSATSPFYLGIVVQSKYEMTHHKLQQNLFFHYSPQKNPQKNISKVFQNPRSGKRPNLHKSKMAAPVL; this comes from the coding sequence ATGGAACAGTTGGAAGATAAATATTACGACTGGGTGAATTGTATGTACGTCGAACACttagaaagtgaattttattatcCAGACGATGAGGAAAATGAGAACAAAACAACAATGCAGGCCTTCGAAGTCGAAAACAGCAACTCAGCGGTGGAGCCAGAAGTCGAACGCCCTTCAACTTCAACTTCGGCAAGCGAGAAACCGCGGTTCGTAAGTTTCTCCGCGGACGAAGTAGCTGCTTTTGTGGGCGACCACAAAAACAAGAATACCGTTTTGAAAACGAAGCGAGAGGTCGCCGTGTTTGAAGAATGGAAAACAGCAATGACGACAGAGAGACGTCCGTTAACGGAAATACCACCGTCCGATCTTGATCCCCTCCTCGCGAAATTTTTTCTCGGCATCAGGAAGAAGAACGGCGACGACTACGAGCCGGACTCTATATCTAGCTACCAAAAATCAATCGAAAGATGGTTACGTGATAATGACTACGGTGCTAGCATTATCCGTGACGAAGCGTTCGCATCAAGTCGTCGAGCTTTGGCAGCGAAACGAAAACAGCTTAAGGCAGCAGGAAAGGGCAACTTGCCGAACAAGTCCGAGGCGATAACATCTGAACACGAGAACACTTTGCTGAAAGCCGGTCAGCTTGGAGTCCACTCCGCATCGTCGTTGCTTAACACCCTCTGGCTGAATAACACAAAACTATTCGGTCTTCGCGCCAGTAATGAACACCATCAGATGGAATGGGGTGACGTTTCTCTGGGGCATGATGAAAACGGCGAATATATCATCTACAACGAAAGGCTCACAAAGACTCGCCGAGGGGAACCTGGCAATACGCGAAGTTTTGCCCCCAAAGCGTACGCTACCCCGGCTTCTCCAGATACATGTCCCGTTATCGCGTACAAGACCTACGCTTCGCGAAGACccgaaaaaatgaaatctgccaCTTCGCCATTCTATCTAGGCAttgtagtccagtcaaaatacgaaatgacccaccacaaattgcaacagaatttattttttcactactcACCTCAGAAAAACCCacagaaaaacatatcaaaagtcttccaaaatccaaggagtggaaaacggcctaatttgcataaatccaaaatggccgccccggtaTTATAG